One window from the genome of Podospora pseudocomata strain CBS 415.72m chromosome 1 map unlocalized CBS415.72m_1.2, whole genome shotgun sequence encodes:
- the lad1 gene encoding L-arabinitol 4-dehydrogenase (COG:Q; EggNog:ENOG503NUZ0) encodes MSTTTTTTKVKASKANIGVFTNPGHDLWIDSAEPSLESVQQGSPELKEGEVTVAIRSTGICGSDVHFWKHGCIGPMIVTCDHVLGHESAGEIIAVHPSVKTLQVGDRVAIEPQVICNECEPCLTGRYNGCEKVDFLSTPPVAGLLRRYVNHKAVWCHKIGDMSYEDGAMLEPLSVALAGMQRAGVRLGDPVLICGAGPIGLITLLCCQAAGACPLVITDIDEGRLKFAKEIAPGVVTVKVEPGLSVEQQAERIVKEGFNGIEPAIALECTGVESSIGAAIWAMKFGGKVFVIGVGRNEIQIPFMRASVREVDLQFQYRYSNTWPRAIRLVQSKVLDMSRLVTHRFPLEEALKAFNTASDPKTGAIKVQIQSLD; translated from the exons atgtcgacgacgacgacaacaacaaaagtaAAGGCCTCCAAGGCCAACATTGGTGTCTTCACCAACCCTGGCCATGACCTCTGGATCGACTCTGCCGAACCAAGCTTGGAAAGCGTCCAGCAAGGCAGTCCAGAGCTcaaagaaggggaggtgaCAGTTGCCATCAGAAGCACGGGTATCTGCGG CTCCGACGTCCACTTCTGGAAGCACGGCTGTATTGGCCCCATGATCGTAACCTGTGACCACGTCCTCGGTCACGAATCCGCCGGTGAGATCATCGCCGTCCACCCCTCCGTCAAGACTCTCCAAGTCGGAGACCGCGTAGCCATCGAGCCCCAGGTCATCTGTAACGAGTGCGAGCCCTGCCTCACCGGCAGATACAATGGGTGCGAGAAGGTCGACTTCCTGTCTACACCCCCAGTGGCAGGCTTGTTAAGACGGTATGTCAACCACAAGGCTGTCTGGTGCCACAAGATTGGGGATATGAGCTATGAGGACGGGGCGATGCTCGAGCCGCTGAGCGTAGCTTTGGCTGGCATGCAGAGGGCGGGTGTGAGGCTGGGAGATCCGGTGTTGATTTGCGGGGCGGGGCCGATTGGGTTGATTACGCTGCTTTGTTGCCAGGCGGCAGGGGCGTGTCCGTTGGTCATCACGGATATTGAtgaggggaggttgaagttTGCAAAGGAGATCgcgccgggggtggtgacggtgaagGTTGAGCCTGGGTTGAGCGTGGAACAGCAGGCGGAGAGGATTGTCAAGGAGGGGTTCAATGGTATCGAACCGGCGATTGCATTGGAGTGTACCGGCGTTGAGAGCTCGATTGGGGCGGCCATCTGGGCCATGAAGTTTGGAGGCAAGGTGTTTGTAattggggtggggaggaacGAGATTCAGATTCCGTTTATGAGGGCGAGCGTGAGGGAGGTTGATTTGCAGTTTCAGTATCGGTATAGCAACACCTGGCCGAGGGCGATTAGGTTGGTGCAGAGCAAGGTGCTGGATATGTCGAGGTTGGTTACGCATAGGTTTCCTCTGGAGGAGGCGCTGAAGGCGTTTAATACGGCGAGTGATCCGAAAACGGGGGCGATCAAGGTGCAGATTCAGAGCTTGGATTAG
- the ATP20 gene encoding ATP synthase subunit G atp20 (EggNog:ENOG503P5ST; COG:C), which yields MSFALLSRRSALTMGRQMVRFESSATQKAAETAKQTATKAQAQAAELSAKAQEGLSRVTAAAGPAITNAAKNVSGALGKVGGPTGRLVAFVESKTPALVYYTKVGIEVAKIVFRGQSMSPPSVSTFQTYFQNLWKQLQTPGPFFSQLAKSLNPQQVRNLSRTQVAAGGVLVAELLGFFTVGEMIGRLKIVGYHGGQKADAHH from the exons ATGTCTTTCGCCCTCCTCTCACGGCGGTCCGCCCTCACCATGGGCCGCCAGATGGTCCGTTTCGAGTCCTCCGCTACACAAAAGGCCGCCGAAACTGCCAAGCAGACTGCCACCAAGgctcaagctcaagccgCTGAGCTCTCGGCCAAGGCCCAGGAGGGTCTCTCTCGCGTCACTGCCGCTGCCGGTCCTGCTATCACCAACGCTGCGAAGAACGTCTCGGGTGCGCTGGGCAAGGTTGGCGGGCCCACTGGGCGTcttgttgcttttgttgAGA GCAAAACCCCTGCCCTCGTTTACTACACCAAGGTTGGCATCGAGGTGGCCAAGATCGTCTTCCGGGGCCAGAGCATGTCTCCTCC CTCCGTCTCTACCTTCCAGACATACTTCCAGAACCTCTGGAAGCAACTCCAGACCCCCggccccttcttctcccagcTCGCCAAgtccctcaacccccagcAAGTGCGCAACCTCTCCAGGACACAAGTCGCTGCCGGCGGCGTCCTCGTCGCCGAGCTCCTCGGTTTCTTCACCGTGGGCGAGATGATTGGCAGACTCAAGATTGTCGGGTACCACGGTGGCCAGAAGGCTGATGCTCACCACTAA